A genomic window from Paenibacillus antri includes:
- a CDS encoding OmpL47-type beta-barrel domain-containing protein, producing the protein MRRWFALLLCAVIGLSLLQPMPAAKAAGYDALPAFPGAEGFGYAAAGGRGGEVYHVTSYELTGPGTFHDAIMTAGAAPRTIVFDISGEITIPQIVARNKSKITIAGQTAPGDGVTIRGNNIRFIDCSDIVIRYMRFRLGVQDFNDDTMYFEDCRNVIIDHSSFSWGTDEVLSIKSKDYDNPRSKNITVQWSIISEGLLTHSMGGLIEMNTITMHHNLYAHNNDRNPKTKGQIDFVNNIVYNWGGFPYVAGGESGTKGYGNVVGNYFIAGLNSADPEYAVVRGNENYSLFLENNRIDSNKNGVLDGTDTGSGMMEAERPSVLVPERFEYPPVHTEEPEDAYANILDYSGASIARDAVDARVIDGVRNQTGVIIGDEDDVGGFPTLARETAPADTDRDGMPDAWETAQGLDPADPEDRNGDRNGDGYTNLEDYLNELAAPGFPEGYPMVPPSWTGTPFEPPVVPPPAPEEPEPAPGLDGEAIRNVIVNDNGSNGAVNAAAWSVQDNLQVGDYVAGDRLTGSKVYKFVTVPDDVAGSEWIRTAVGSRSASSEDLVSFYTAADADVYVAHDSRITTKPQWLASSYENTGLVVTDDQPVTYQLYKKTYPAGSHVVLGANGNTSRMNYFVIVKRTEPNAAPPAASPSDLAGALSEGPAASLTWSPVGEADAYLIYRSSTFDPYFKVVGSSESAAFADGAVDLGVTYRYRVSAVNAGGESPPAGDAEVLAYDASQPKPPAPSGLAVTAARSLSVELAWTPDENAVGYGVYRATEPEGPYAKIGYTRAETYTDRTVSPSTTYYYQVSSTTTGGESPPSGSVTATTKPPVAMPEAPAGLSAGKVSTSEFELTWNEVDGAESYNVYRKGYSDNGFALLAGTESPEFADDGVSAGQSGYSYRVTAVNEVGESAPSEALSVEMPLPAAPSNLFAGLTGETFVGLIWTSHGGATQYNVYRSTGGEPAVNVGYAKVDTFYDRTAEPGVEYTYYLKAQNAAGESEASNAVTVKTRTTPTDTTPPVTTADAASGWQNTAQVVTLTAVDAEGAETTTYYSVDDAPFVSGNRVEIDAEGVHTLRYYSVDEAGNEEAVRSATVSIDRTGPGVEPAVTTAVYRHEAVRIPFDITDALSGLTDTKAMLDGTEVGLPIEAAPYALSVGDHEIAIIATDAAGNVTERQFVLKVETDISLLDEALQAAYEQGWISNRGVLNSLLAKAAGLQDEDDAEKLRNGLNALEREVSALAGKQLDATFAEHFLTDLGGLKQ; encoded by the coding sequence ATGAGAAGATGGTTTGCGCTTTTGTTATGTGCGGTGATCGGTCTGTCCTTGCTTCAACCGATGCCTGCCGCGAAGGCGGCGGGCTATGACGCGCTGCCCGCGTTCCCTGGGGCGGAGGGCTTCGGCTACGCCGCCGCCGGCGGGCGGGGCGGCGAGGTGTACCATGTCACCAGCTACGAGCTGACCGGCCCGGGAACGTTCCACGACGCCATCATGACGGCCGGGGCTGCGCCGCGAACGATCGTATTCGATATATCCGGCGAAATCACGATTCCTCAAATCGTGGCGAGGAACAAATCCAAGATTACGATCGCGGGCCAGACCGCGCCGGGAGACGGCGTGACGATCCGGGGCAACAACATCCGGTTTATCGACTGCAGCGATATCGTCATTCGGTATATGCGCTTCCGCTTAGGGGTGCAGGACTTTAACGACGACACGATGTATTTCGAGGACTGCCGGAACGTCATCATCGATCATTCCTCCTTCTCCTGGGGAACCGACGAGGTGCTGTCCATCAAGAGCAAGGATTACGACAATCCGAGATCGAAAAACATTACCGTGCAGTGGTCGATCATTTCCGAAGGGCTGCTGACCCACTCGATGGGCGGACTGATCGAGATGAACACGATCACGATGCACCATAATCTGTATGCCCACAACAACGACCGCAATCCGAAAACGAAAGGCCAAATCGACTTCGTCAATAACATCGTCTATAACTGGGGCGGGTTCCCGTACGTGGCCGGCGGCGAATCCGGGACGAAGGGCTACGGCAACGTCGTCGGCAACTATTTCATCGCGGGACTGAATTCCGCCGATCCCGAGTATGCCGTGGTACGCGGGAACGAGAATTACAGCCTGTTCCTCGAGAACAATCGCATCGACAGCAACAAGAACGGGGTGCTGGACGGAACCGATACGGGCAGCGGCATGATGGAGGCCGAGAGACCGAGCGTGCTCGTTCCCGAGCGGTTCGAGTATCCTCCGGTTCATACGGAGGAGCCGGAGGACGCGTATGCGAACATCCTGGATTACTCCGGCGCATCGATCGCGCGCGACGCGGTCGACGCTCGCGTCATCGACGGCGTGCGGAACCAAACCGGGGTCATCATCGGGGACGAAGACGACGTCGGCGGCTTCCCGACGTTGGCCCGGGAGACGGCGCCCGCGGACACGGACCGGGACGGCATGCCGGATGCGTGGGAGACGGCGCAGGGGCTGGATCCGGCCGACCCGGAGGACCGCAACGGCGACCGGAACGGCGACGGGTATACGAACCTCGAGGATTACTTGAACGAATTGGCGGCGCCTGGCTTCCCGGAAGGGTACCCGATGGTTCCGCCGTCTTGGACCGGCACGCCGTTCGAGCCGCCGGTCGTGCCGCCGCCGGCGCCGGAAGAGCCGGAGCCTGCGCCCGGCTTGGACGGGGAGGCGATCCGGAACGTGATCGTCAACGATAACGGCAGCAACGGAGCCGTCAACGCCGCCGCTTGGTCGGTGCAGGACAATCTTCAAGTCGGCGATTATGTCGCCGGAGACCGCCTGACCGGCAGCAAGGTTTATAAATTCGTAACCGTTCCGGACGACGTGGCGGGCTCGGAATGGATCCGGACGGCGGTCGGGTCCAGAAGCGCTTCCAGCGAGGACTTGGTTTCGTTCTATACAGCCGCCGACGCGGACGTATACGTCGCGCACGACTCGAGAATTACGACGAAGCCCCAGTGGTTGGCTTCCTCGTACGAGAATACGGGACTCGTCGTAACGGACGACCAACCGGTGACCTACCAGCTGTATAAGAAGACTTATCCGGCAGGATCGCATGTCGTCCTGGGGGCGAACGGAAATACGTCCCGCATGAACTATTTCGTCATCGTAAAGCGGACGGAGCCGAACGCGGCGCCTCCCGCCGCATCGCCTTCGGACTTGGCGGGAGCTCTCTCGGAAGGTCCGGCGGCGTCGCTGACGTGGTCTCCGGTCGGCGAGGCGGACGCTTATTTGATTTACCGCTCGTCCACCTTCGATCCGTACTTTAAGGTCGTCGGGAGTTCCGAGTCCGCGGCGTTCGCGGACGGGGCCGTCGATCTCGGGGTGACGTACCGATATCGGGTGTCCGCCGTCAACGCGGGCGGCGAATCCCCGCCGGCCGGCGACGCGGAAGTGCTCGCCTACGACGCTTCGCAGCCGAAGCCTCCGGCGCCTTCGGGCCTTGCGGTTACGGCGGCGAGAAGCCTCTCCGTCGAGCTCGCTTGGACGCCTGACGAGAACGCGGTCGGCTACGGAGTGTACCGGGCGACCGAGCCGGAAGGCCCGTACGCGAAGATCGGGTATACTCGCGCCGAGACATATACGGATCGGACCGTAAGCCCGTCGACGACGTACTATTACCAAGTATCGTCGACGACGACCGGCGGCGAATCCCCGCCGTCCGGAAGCGTCACAGCGACGACGAAGCCGCCGGTCGCGATGCCGGAGGCGCCCGCAGGACTGTCCGCCGGCAAGGTATCCACGTCCGAATTCGAGCTGACGTGGAATGAGGTCGACGGCGCCGAAAGCTACAACGTCTATCGGAAAGGGTACAGCGATAACGGCTTTGCCTTGTTGGCCGGGACCGAGTCGCCGGAATTCGCGGACGACGGAGTGAGCGCTGGACAATCCGGGTACAGTTACCGGGTGACGGCCGTGAACGAGGTCGGCGAATCGGCGCCGTCCGAAGCGCTCTCCGTCGAGATGCCGCTGCCCGCGGCGCCGTCGAATCTGTTCGCAGGGCTGACGGGCGAAACGTTCGTCGGACTCATCTGGACGTCCCACGGCGGAGCGACGCAATATAACGTCTACCGTTCGACCGGCGGCGAACCGGCGGTGAACGTAGGGTATGCGAAGGTGGATACGTTCTACGACCGCACCGCGGAGCCGGGAGTCGAGTACACGTATTATCTGAAAGCGCAAAACGCGGCCGGCGAATCGGAAGCGTCCAACGCGGTCACGGTGAAGACGCGGACCACACCGACGGACACTACGCCGCCGGTTACGACGGCCGACGCCGCGTCCGGCTGGCAAAATACGGCCCAAGTCGTCACTTTGACCGCCGTCGACGCCGAGGGGGCCGAGACGACGACCTATTACAGCGTGGACGATGCGCCGTTCGTCTCGGGCAATCGGGTCGAAATCGACGCGGAAGGCGTCCATACGCTGCGTTATTACAGCGTGGACGAGGCGGGGAACGAGGAAGCCGTCCGATCGGCGACGGTAAGCATCGATCGGACCGGTCCAGGCGTCGAACCTGCCGTGACCACCGCGGTGTACCGCCATGAAGCCGTCCGAATTCCGTTCGACATTACGGATGCGCTCAGCGGCTTGACCGATACGAAAGCGATGCTGGACGGGACCGAGGTCGGCCTGCCGATCGAAGCGGCGCCTTATGCTTTATCGGTCGGAGATCATGAGATCGCGATTATAGCAACGGATGCGGCCGGCAACGTTACGGAGCGGCAATTCGTCTTGAAGGTCGAGACGGATATCAGTCTCCTTGACGAAGCGCTGCAAGCGGCATACGAGCAAGGGTGGATTTCAAATCGGGGCGTACTCAACAGCTTGCTTGCAAAGGCGGCCGGTCTTCAAGACGAAGACGACGCCGAGAAGCTTCGCAACGGGTTGAACGCGCTTGAACGCGAGGTGTCCGCGCTGGCCGGCAAGCAGCTGGATGCGACGTTCGCGGAACATTTTCTAACGGATCTTGGGGGATTGAAACAATAG
- a CDS encoding class II aldolase/adducin family protein, whose translation MKIEFMHPADQLLLFIQRIYRYGMTTTSGGNLSVKDRNGDIWITPAGVDKGALTRDDMVCVKADGTVEGIHRPSSEFPFHRLIYEARDDLAAIVHAHPPALVSFSIVRRIPDTRLLPNERQICGRIGMAPYALPGSEELGRNIAAVFAEGIDTVMLENHGVVVGSTDLFQAFRMFETLDFCARLEIEARRLGTPAPLTDEDFDIVRSEGQPRLPTFAPAFVSSEERKARQDMCGLIRRAYDQGLFTSTQGTFSQRLEGNGFLITPFGKDRKYMEPEDFVAVQDGRVEEGKIPSKSLLLHEAIYRLQPHVGSIVIAHPPNIMAFAVTDAPFDSRTIPESYILLRGAPKLAFDAVYRDPEATASRMTKDTPIAIVRNNCVIVTGQGLLSAFDRLEVAEYSAKSILAAKALGDIVHIDEGRIRELEVAFNL comes from the coding sequence ATGAAGATCGAATTCATGCACCCGGCGGATCAGCTGTTGCTGTTCATCCAACGCATCTATCGGTACGGCATGACGACGACGTCCGGCGGCAACCTGTCGGTGAAGGATCGCAACGGGGACATCTGGATTACGCCGGCCGGCGTCGATAAGGGCGCGCTGACGCGGGACGACATGGTATGCGTGAAAGCGGACGGCACGGTCGAGGGCATCCATAGACCTTCCAGCGAATTCCCGTTCCATCGGCTGATTTACGAAGCCCGCGACGACCTGGCGGCCATCGTTCATGCACACCCGCCGGCGTTAGTATCGTTCAGCATCGTTCGGCGCATTCCGGATACGAGGCTGCTCCCCAACGAACGGCAAATTTGCGGAAGGATCGGAATGGCGCCCTATGCGCTTCCCGGCAGCGAGGAGCTCGGAAGGAACATCGCGGCGGTGTTCGCGGAGGGGATCGACACGGTCATGCTGGAAAATCACGGCGTCGTGGTCGGCTCGACCGACCTGTTCCAGGCGTTCCGCATGTTCGAGACGCTCGACTTCTGCGCCCGCCTGGAAATCGAGGCTCGCCGCCTCGGAACGCCGGCGCCGCTGACCGACGAGGACTTCGACATCGTCCGAAGCGAGGGGCAGCCCCGGCTTCCTACGTTCGCGCCCGCGTTCGTCTCTTCCGAAGAGAGGAAAGCGCGGCAGGACATGTGCGGGCTCATTCGCCGGGCATACGACCAGGGATTGTTCACCAGCACCCAGGGCACCTTCTCTCAACGCCTGGAAGGCAATGGTTTCCTAATTACACCTTTCGGCAAAGACCGGAAGTATATGGAGCCCGAAGATTTCGTTGCCGTCCAGGACGGGAGGGTGGAGGAAGGGAAAATCCCGAGCAAGTCGTTGCTGCTGCACGAGGCGATCTACCGCCTTCAGCCCCATGTCGGCTCCATCGTCATCGCGCACCCGCCGAATATTATGGCGTTCGCCGTCACCGACGCGCCCTTCGATTCCCGTACGATCCCGGAAAGCTATATCTTGCTTCGCGGCGCGCCGAAGCTGGCTTTCGACGCGGTCTATCGCGATCCTGAGGCGACGGCGTCCCGCATGACGAAGGATACCCCGATCGCCATCGTGCGAAACAATTGCGTTATCGTTACCGGCCAAGGACTGCTCAGCGCGTTCGACCGTCTGGAAGTGGCGGAGTACAGCGCCAAATCGATCCTTGCGGCGAAAGCGCTCGGCGATATCGTCCACATCGATGAGGGCCGGATCCGGGAGCTGGAAGTCGCTTTCAACTTATAG
- a CDS encoding tyrosinase family protein gives MNLRPGDGIEFLRFHRNFLRKSLRWYNAQGLNPKSVEPWSSIPVEIKTHPGWTSRLQEAENRITRNLASFESSDELGIFLLTSSLHDAVHAIGAEVYSDMDFGQIRWAPRSTLFFNWHGMIDRRWRAFQRIKKSIRRSR, from the coding sequence ATGAATTTACGTCCTGGGGACGGTATCGAATTCCTTCGATTTCATCGTAACTTCTTACGGAAATCTTTACGATGGTATAACGCCCAAGGATTAAACCCGAAAAGCGTAGAACCTTGGTCTTCGATCCCCGTCGAAATAAAGACGCATCCAGGATGGACCAGCAGACTACAAGAGGCTGAAAATCGTATCACTAGAAATCTAGCGTCGTTCGAATCCTCCGATGAGCTCGGCATATTTTTGCTGACATCGTCTCTTCATGATGCCGTTCATGCCATCGGAGCGGAGGTTTATAGCGATATGGATTTCGGTCAAATTCGTTGGGCTCCTAGAAGCACACTTTTCTTTAACTGGCATGGAATGATCGATCGTAGGTGGAGGGCGTTTCAACGCATCAAGAAGAGCATCAGACGATCCAGATAA